A single Synechococcales cyanobacterium T60_A2020_003 DNA region contains:
- a CDS encoding helix-turn-helix transcriptional regulator: MSKSSLPKSQSLQDDEVPGCDTPLVYLEQVRQVQPEVMSLEQAQQMAEFFGALADPSRLRLMSALARQELCVCDLAAAVKVSESAVSHQLRILRSQRLVKYRRVGRNVYYSLADNHVMNLYREVAAHLNEPD, from the coding sequence ATGAGCAAATCATCATTGCCAAAATCGCAATCTCTGCAAGATGACGAGGTGCCTGGTTGCGATACGCCTCTTGTTTATCTGGAGCAGGTGCGGCAGGTTCAGCCAGAGGTGATGTCGTTAGAGCAGGCGCAACAGATGGCAGAGTTTTTCGGTGCGCTGGCTGATCCGAGTCGGTTACGGCTGATGTCGGCATTAGCCCGTCAAGAACTCTGTGTCTGCGATTTGGCGGCGGCGGTGAAGGTGAGTGAATCTGCGGTCTCCCACCAATTACGAATTTTGCGATCGCAACGCTTGGTGAAGTATCGCCGAGTAGGGCGTAATGTTTACTACAGCTTGGCAGATAACCATGTGATGAATCTGTACCGAGAAGTCGCAGCGCATTTGAACGAACCAGATTAA